The following proteins come from a genomic window of Gallalistipes aquisgranensis:
- a CDS encoding methylmalonyl-CoA mutase family protein translates to MANNKEEKLFTAFPPVTTEQWEEVITKDLKGADYQKKLVWRTAEGFNVRPYYRAEDLAAIRHLGSESGEFPYVRGTKRCNCWRIHQTIPVTCPQEANALALKLIEGGVESLGFSIADKEFSAADLETLLAGIGLDRYELVFCGCGARKVAELVIEKASAEKLDPEKVRVSFILDPIVNKLTLKGSFGCSEDGGKAFDAIAGLIRKSAPFKRMRFVGVNGQQFHNSGSTIVQELAFTLAVGHEYVVKLMEAGLSVDEAAPAIRFSMAVSSNYFMEIAKFRAARMLWANIMKPYNPTRGCASKMFVHAVTSKWNQTVYDAYVNMLRGTTEAMSATIAGVHSLEVTPFDAAYEQPTDFSERIARNVQLLLKNESHFDQVVDPAGGSYYIETLTQSIAEQAWALFKQVEEKGGYIAAFKEGFVQDAVEASAANKDKNVATRRISLLGTNQFPNFTEVAGEAVTEQTVVPGSPKCCCKHQEAAPSVRPLKPYRGAMAFEQMRLKVDRSGKEPKAFMLTAGSLAMARARAQFSCNFFACAGIRVIDNTFFHSVEEGAKAALESGAEIVVVCASDDDYATLAPRVKELIGDKAILVVAGAPACQAELEAQGIKNFISVRSNVLETLQNYLKELGI, encoded by the coding sequence ATGGCAAATAATAAGGAAGAGAAGTTGTTCACCGCTTTCCCGCCCGTCACCACGGAGCAGTGGGAAGAGGTGATCACGAAGGACCTGAAAGGTGCCGACTACCAGAAAAAACTGGTATGGAGGACGGCCGAAGGTTTCAATGTCCGCCCCTACTATCGTGCGGAGGACCTGGCCGCCATTCGTCACCTGGGTTCCGAAAGCGGGGAGTTTCCCTATGTCCGCGGGACGAAGCGCTGCAATTGCTGGCGGATTCACCAGACCATTCCCGTAACCTGCCCCCAAGAGGCCAATGCGCTGGCTCTGAAATTGATCGAAGGCGGTGTGGAGTCGCTGGGCTTCAGTATCGCCGACAAGGAGTTCAGTGCCGCCGACCTCGAAACGTTGCTGGCCGGTATCGGTCTCGACCGGTACGAACTGGTGTTCTGCGGCTGCGGTGCCCGGAAAGTGGCCGAACTGGTGATCGAAAAGGCTTCGGCCGAAAAGCTCGATCCGGAGAAGGTCCGTGTTTCGTTCATTCTCGATCCGATCGTCAATAAACTGACCCTGAAGGGTTCGTTCGGATGCAGCGAAGACGGCGGCAAGGCATTCGATGCGATCGCAGGGCTGATCAGGAAGTCCGCACCTTTCAAACGGATGCGTTTCGTGGGTGTGAACGGACAGCAGTTCCACAACAGCGGTTCCACGATCGTGCAGGAGCTCGCCTTTACGCTGGCCGTAGGCCACGAGTACGTGGTGAAGCTGATGGAGGCCGGGCTCTCGGTGGACGAAGCCGCTCCCGCCATCCGTTTCAGCATGGCCGTCAGCTCCAACTACTTCATGGAGATCGCCAAGTTCCGGGCCGCCCGGATGTTGTGGGCCAATATCATGAAACCCTACAACCCCACGCGCGGCTGTGCATCGAAAATGTTCGTGCATGCCGTCACCTCCAAATGGAATCAGACCGTCTATGACGCATACGTGAACATGCTTCGCGGAACGACCGAAGCCATGAGCGCCACCATCGCCGGAGTCCACTCGCTGGAGGTGACCCCGTTCGACGCCGCCTACGAGCAGCCGACCGACTTTTCGGAGCGGATCGCCCGCAACGTGCAGCTGCTGCTCAAGAACGAGTCGCATTTCGATCAGGTGGTCGATCCGGCCGGAGGTTCCTATTATATAGAGACCCTTACGCAAAGTATCGCCGAGCAGGCATGGGCCCTGTTCAAACAGGTCGAGGAGAAGGGCGGTTACATCGCCGCTTTCAAGGAGGGCTTCGTTCAGGATGCCGTGGAAGCATCGGCTGCCAACAAGGATAAGAACGTGGCGACGCGCCGCATTTCGTTGTTGGGAACCAATCAGTTCCCCAACTTCACGGAGGTGGCCGGCGAGGCCGTGACCGAGCAGACCGTCGTGCCGGGTTCGCCCAAATGCTGCTGCAAGCATCAGGAGGCCGCCCCGTCCGTCCGTCCGTTGAAACCGTACCGGGGAGCCATGGCTTTCGAGCAGATGCGTCTGAAGGTGGACCGCAGCGGCAAGGAGCCCAAGGCCTTCATGCTGACGGCCGGTTCGCTGGCGATGGCCCGCGCCCGCGCCCAGTTCTCCTGCAACTTCTTCGCCTGCGCCGGAATCCGCGTGATCGACAATACGTTCTTCCATTCGGTGGAAGAGGGTGCGAAGGCCGCCCTTGAATCGGGCGCCGAAATTGTGGTGGTCTGCGCTTCGGACGACGACTACGCGACGCTGGCTCCGCGCGTGAAGGAGCTGATCGGCGACAAGGCCATTCTGGTGGTTGCCGGGGCTCCCGCCTGCCAGGCCGAGCTGGAGGCACAGGGAATCAAGAACTTCATCAGCGTTCGCAGCAATGTGCTCGAAACCCTGCAAAACTATCTGAAAGAACTCGGTATCTAA
- a CDS encoding helix-hairpin-helix domain-containing protein yields MKPRNPYGEKVREMLRALFSYTPREKRGILYLLPLLVLLSLLVSTLNRPTFEKSFPRYADRVLDSLNDARREQYPDRSTTAGKDSADRSARGELFAFDPNTVSLPELRRLGFTERQARGILNYRAAGKVFRTPEAFADCYTVSPQMFERLAPLIVIGAEFRTPGRVETSTGQTLHRTAETTDGERRPDSLFLFDPNLLDREGFRSLGFSKRQTEAILRYREMIGGFRDAEEFAECYPVRDRFRELEPYVRIAPPPERKPVRVELNTADSALLVTVKGIGAVTAARIVAYRTRLGGFVRTEQLQEIPGMTERNYEMILQQISLDSSEIRKIDINFADPKRLAEHPYLTALARRKILKQRQLKGGWRTIGEMTDDKTLSVQEAEKLSPYLRFTPFESPQ; encoded by the coding sequence ATGAAACCCCGGAATCCATACGGCGAAAAGGTGCGCGAAATGCTCCGCGCGCTCTTTTCCTACACGCCCCGGGAAAAGAGAGGCATCCTCTATCTGCTGCCGTTGCTCGTGCTGCTTTCGCTGCTCGTCTCGACCCTCAACCGTCCGACCTTCGAAAAGAGTTTTCCCCGCTACGCCGACCGGGTGCTCGACTCGCTGAACGACGCCCGCCGGGAACAGTATCCCGACCGCAGCACAACCGCAGGAAAGGATTCCGCCGACCGCAGCGCCAGGGGAGAACTTTTCGCTTTCGACCCCAACACGGTAAGCCTTCCGGAACTCCGTCGACTCGGATTCACCGAAAGGCAGGCCCGGGGCATCCTCAACTACAGGGCTGCGGGAAAGGTGTTCCGGACACCGGAAGCCTTCGCCGACTGCTACACCGTGTCGCCGCAGATGTTCGAACGGCTCGCACCGCTTATCGTCATCGGAGCGGAGTTCCGGACACCCGGACGGGTCGAAACGTCGACCGGACAGACCCTGCATCGCACCGCCGAAACGACGGACGGAGAAAGACGCCCCGACTCCCTGTTCCTGTTCGACCCGAACCTGCTGGATAGGGAAGGGTTCCGCTCGCTGGGCTTCAGCAAACGCCAGACGGAAGCGATCCTCCGCTACCGGGAGATGATCGGAGGATTCCGGGACGCGGAGGAGTTCGCGGAGTGCTACCCGGTGCGCGACCGGTTCCGGGAACTCGAACCGTATGTCCGCATCGCACCCCCGCCCGAAAGGAAGCCCGTCCGCGTGGAACTGAACACGGCCGACTCGGCCCTGCTGGTGACGGTGAAAGGTATCGGGGCGGTCACAGCGGCACGGATCGTCGCCTACCGCACCCGGCTCGGAGGGTTCGTCCGGACGGAGCAGCTGCAGGAGATTCCGGGCATGACCGAACGCAATTACGAGATGATTTTGCAACAAATTTCGTTGGACAGTAGCGAAATTCGAAAAATTGATATTAACTTTGCCGACCCGAAGCGGCTGGCGGAACACCCGTACCTGACCGCATTGGCAAGAAGAAAAATTCTCAAACAGAGACAATTGAAAGGAGGTTGGCGCACGATCGGAGAGATGACGGACGACAAGACACTATCGGTTCAGGAGGCAGAAAAGCTCTCCCCGTATCTCCGTTTCACCCCTTTCGAATCCCCTCAATAA
- the rpsU gene encoding 30S ribosomal protein S21, whose protein sequence is MIIMPIKEGENIERALKKFKRKYERTGVLKELRNRQYFTKPSVTKRIAKLHAIYVENMQREEE, encoded by the coding sequence ATGATTATCATGCCTATCAAAGAGGGCGAAAACATCGAACGCGCTCTGAAGAAATTCAAACGGAAATACGAACGCACCGGCGTGCTGAAAGAACTGCGCAACCGCCAGTACTTCACCAAACCGTCGGTGACCAAGCGCATCGCCAAACTCCACGCCATCTATGTGGAGAACATGCAGCGCGAAGAGGAGTAG
- a CDS encoding tyrosine-type recombinase/integrase, with amino-acid sequence MTEEFLQYLRTERRYSEHTVRAYGDDVERFVTYCLGRSDDPEPEFSPERVTADDIRGWMMELNREGEKATSINRRISSLRALFRYLRKTGAVRHDPFLKIGQMKTPKPLPVFIAESRMEQVLRQSPEHPDDFDTLRNRLIVLFFYTTGLRLAELVAIDTDDFSPGFRELKVRGKGDKERIVPIMPQVRERISEYLDEIMRQNICITGGKSLFLTKQGRRISRSTVYRIVRAELAAAGVQGKRSPHVLRHTFATHLLDGGADMREIQQLLGHSSLRATQVYTHNSIARLKETYNTAHPRASHKKD; translated from the coding sequence ATGACAGAAGAATTCCTGCAATACCTGCGTACGGAAAGGCGCTATTCGGAGCACACCGTAAGGGCTTACGGCGACGATGTCGAACGATTCGTCACGTACTGCCTGGGCCGGTCGGACGATCCGGAACCGGAGTTTTCGCCGGAACGGGTCACTGCCGACGACATCCGGGGATGGATGATGGAGCTCAACCGGGAAGGGGAGAAAGCGACGTCGATCAACCGCAGGATCAGTTCGCTGAGAGCCCTATTCCGCTATCTGCGCAAAACGGGAGCCGTCCGGCACGATCCGTTCCTGAAGATCGGACAGATGAAAACCCCGAAACCGCTGCCGGTTTTCATCGCAGAAAGCCGGATGGAACAGGTACTGCGGCAATCCCCGGAGCATCCCGACGATTTCGACACCCTCCGCAACCGTCTGATCGTACTGTTTTTCTACACGACCGGTCTGCGTCTGGCAGAGCTCGTCGCCATCGATACCGACGACTTCTCGCCCGGTTTTCGTGAACTGAAAGTCCGGGGCAAGGGCGACAAGGAGCGGATCGTACCGATCATGCCGCAGGTACGGGAACGTATTTCGGAGTATCTCGATGAAATTATGCGGCAAAACATTTGCATTACCGGAGGAAAATCCCTATTTTTAACCAAGCAAGGGAGACGCATCAGCCGCAGCACGGTGTACCGGATCGTCCGCGCGGAACTGGCGGCGGCGGGTGTACAGGGCAAGCGCAGTCCGCACGTACTGCGGCATACGTTTGCCACCCACCTGCTCGACGGAGGAGCCGACATGCGGGAAATCCAGCAGCTGCTGGGGCACAGTTCCCTTCGGGCGACGCAGGTGTACACGCACAACAGCATCGCCCGACTGAAAGAGACATACAACACCGCCCATCCGAGGGCGTCACATAAAAAAGATTAA
- the hpf gene encoding ribosome hibernation-promoting factor, HPF/YfiA family — MNVKIQSVKFDADQKLIEFIQAKMNKLDRFAENAISAEVIMKLDKDTERGNKVVTIKLVVPGGDLVADYRSKSFEESVDEAIDALKKQIEKHKERYNK, encoded by the coding sequence ATGAACGTGAAGATTCAATCCGTAAAGTTCGATGCAGATCAGAAACTCATCGAATTCATTCAGGCCAAGATGAACAAACTGGACCGTTTTGCGGAAAACGCCATTTCGGCCGAAGTCATCATGAAGCTGGACAAGGATACCGAACGGGGCAACAAGGTGGTGACGATCAAACTCGTCGTTCCGGGAGGAGATCTGGTCGCGGATTATCGCAGCAAGAGCTTCGAGGAGTCGGTGGACGAGGCCATCGACGCACTGAAGAAACAGATCGAAAAGCACAAGGAACGCTATAACAAATAA
- a CDS encoding TonB-dependent receptor, with amino-acid sequence MKIRHFLISAILILAAAPLLHAEQPSGGVKGRVIDSRKRSALAGAVIAVRTERDSVFKVTDTKGAFTITGLPRGNARLRISFIGYRPAEMPVSIEGQVLDVGTVTLTEADNAIDSVTVEYKVPLMTQTGDTIKYNPLAVKTEPYDYAIDLVEKLPGITLDDNGKVTALGKDVTWAFVDGKLLFGRNVMNALDNVKISDIKSINIYDVANPEKPLPEGDLQDEDKQRVLDIKTKSRFRHAYNAEAYGGWGQDMNKSPGTPRQNRYLAGGNIRKFSEKLVMTADVQGNNMNRQRMGYRRMFLDHGGSSSGYFRNNRVEASVDRNNPFIKRKGPGFNFRYSFTNNHSNSGSVSEKVYFEDNADEASRDISRTRDTSFNRSDSYDHNFSLSLNQRFSNRTFLSFFPSFTLTDNRSAGQQVTSVFSREDDALKTRTGTSNRSKKTGFSSSGRLTLFTPLRKPKPTAADTTRNKDREQPPGRPDGPPIPPNGGGPRSFGGGGFSPGRFPGGRGPGQMRMRSRRAVQMLPLLMAEVNWNYSDNKGTGWQMDTVSSANNTQKYLTTNSSGYTKNFGGGVRFANLKLGKQVSMGANYNLSYDHSKKLRTALDTLTMQIDTAQTYEYTRSYITQNVGVEAEWYNPEASFQMRAGVALKTSWSDRDEVVPEQLFDRRSFVSVLPSLSISSRYEESFSGKPNWNISYSTSSDEPSLENMRNWLDIKDPMSLKRGNPDLKQSYTHSISMSFFRNRTETASETRLSLSASYTQNDMATKQVLFGEETYLPEYDYTAAAGSTLTTYENIDGAVSVNLSGGHERSAFREKFIFRSSLSYSFTRRPAYIRDVKNFTLSSSPSLNLTLQSNNSRKLEFRIASQTGFIGSSNTAGGTDQTFTQRATANVTARFLRHFTLYTSYQYYYYHSSKAADLNNNLLSAALSYRFMKNSGEARFTVYDILNRNSDFSSSVYSSYVLNSWRQLMSRYFTLTLSYRFNKTGGGPGGFRPGPRGGGPF; translated from the coding sequence ATGAAGATAAGACATTTCCTGATTTCCGCGATTCTCATACTGGCCGCCGCCCCCCTCCTGCATGCCGAACAGCCTTCGGGCGGCGTGAAGGGACGGGTGATCGACAGCCGCAAACGCTCGGCGCTGGCCGGGGCCGTCATCGCCGTCCGGACGGAACGGGATTCCGTCTTCAAGGTGACCGACACGAAAGGGGCGTTCACCATCACGGGACTTCCGCGCGGCAACGCACGGCTGCGGATCTCCTTCATCGGGTACCGGCCGGCCGAAATGCCCGTCTCGATCGAGGGACAGGTACTCGACGTGGGCACCGTCACCCTGACCGAAGCGGACAATGCGATCGACTCGGTAACGGTGGAGTACAAGGTCCCGCTGATGACCCAGACCGGGGACACGATCAAATACAACCCGCTGGCCGTAAAGACCGAACCGTACGACTATGCGATCGACCTGGTCGAGAAGCTGCCGGGCATCACCCTCGACGACAACGGAAAGGTGACGGCGCTGGGAAAAGACGTGACATGGGCGTTCGTGGACGGGAAACTGCTCTTCGGACGGAACGTGATGAACGCGCTGGACAACGTCAAGATATCCGACATCAAGTCGATCAACATCTACGACGTGGCCAATCCCGAAAAACCGCTGCCCGAAGGCGACCTGCAGGACGAGGACAAGCAGCGCGTGCTGGACATCAAGACCAAGAGCCGGTTCCGCCATGCCTACAATGCGGAGGCCTATGGAGGGTGGGGGCAGGATATGAACAAATCACCCGGAACGCCGCGCCAGAACCGTTACCTGGCCGGAGGGAACATCCGCAAGTTCTCCGAGAAACTGGTGATGACGGCCGACGTGCAGGGCAACAACATGAACCGGCAGAGGATGGGATACCGCCGGATGTTCCTCGACCACGGAGGCTCCTCATCCGGGTACTTCCGCAACAACCGGGTCGAAGCGTCCGTCGACCGCAACAACCCGTTCATCAAACGCAAAGGCCCCGGATTCAACTTCCGGTACTCTTTCACCAACAACCACAGCAACAGCGGCAGCGTGAGCGAAAAGGTCTATTTCGAAGACAACGCGGACGAGGCGAGCAGGGACATCTCCCGCACACGGGACACCTCGTTCAACCGCTCCGACTCGTACGACCACAACTTTTCCCTCTCCCTCAACCAGAGGTTCTCGAACCGGACGTTCCTCTCGTTTTTTCCCTCTTTCACGCTGACCGACAACCGTTCGGCGGGCCAGCAGGTCACCAGCGTCTTCTCCCGCGAGGACGACGCCCTGAAGACCCGCACCGGAACCAGCAACCGCAGCAAGAAGACCGGATTTTCCTCTTCGGGCCGGCTGACCCTCTTCACCCCGCTGCGCAAACCCAAGCCGACTGCGGCCGACACGACCCGAAACAAAGATCGGGAACAGCCCCCCGGACGCCCGGACGGCCCGCCGATCCCGCCGAACGGCGGAGGACCGCGCAGTTTCGGAGGAGGAGGATTCTCCCCCGGACGATTTCCGGGCGGGAGGGGACCGGGCCAGATGCGCATGCGTTCCAGAAGAGCCGTGCAGATGCTTCCCCTGCTGATGGCTGAAGTGAACTGGAACTATTCGGACAACAAAGGAACCGGATGGCAGATGGACACGGTATCCTCGGCGAACAACACACAGAAATATCTCACGACCAACTCTTCGGGATACACGAAAAACTTTGGCGGAGGTGTCCGTTTTGCAAACCTCAAACTGGGCAAACAGGTCAGCATGGGAGCCAATTACAATCTGAGCTACGATCACTCAAAAAAACTGAGGACGGCACTCGACACACTGACCATGCAGATCGACACGGCCCAGACTTACGAATACACCCGCAGCTACATCACCCAGAACGTAGGGGTGGAGGCCGAATGGTACAATCCGGAGGCTTCGTTCCAGATGAGGGCCGGCGTCGCGCTGAAAACTTCGTGGTCGGACCGCGACGAAGTGGTTCCGGAACAACTGTTCGACCGACGGTCGTTCGTATCCGTACTGCCCTCACTCTCCATTTCGTCCCGTTACGAAGAGTCTTTCTCCGGCAAACCCAACTGGAACATCAGCTACTCGACCTCGTCGGACGAACCGTCGCTGGAGAACATGCGAAACTGGCTCGACATCAAAGACCCCATGTCGCTCAAACGGGGCAATCCCGACCTGAAACAGAGCTATACCCACTCGATCAGCATGAGTTTTTTCAGAAACAGGACGGAAACGGCCTCCGAAACGCGGCTCAGCCTATCGGCCAGCTACACGCAGAACGACATGGCCACCAAACAGGTGCTGTTCGGAGAGGAGACCTACCTGCCGGAATACGACTACACGGCCGCGGCAGGTTCGACCCTGACCACTTACGAGAACATCGACGGAGCCGTGTCGGTCAATCTTTCGGGCGGACACGAACGGTCGGCCTTCCGCGAAAAATTCATCTTCCGGAGCAGTCTCTCTTATTCGTTCACCCGGCGCCCCGCCTACATCCGCGACGTAAAGAACTTCACCCTCAGTTCCTCTCCCTCGCTGAACCTGACCCTGCAAAGCAACAACTCCCGCAAACTGGAGTTCCGTATCGCATCGCAAACCGGATTCATCGGTTCGTCCAACACGGCCGGAGGCACCGACCAGACATTTACGCAACGCGCCACGGCCAACGTCACGGCCCGGTTTCTGCGTCACTTCACCCTCTACACCTCCTACCAATACTATTATTACCACAGCTCGAAAGCTGCCGACCTGAACAACAACCTGCTCAGCGCCGCACTCTCCTACCGGTTCATGAAAAACAGCGGGGAGGCCCGTTTCACGGTTTACGACATTCTGAACCGCAACAGCGATTTCTCTTCGTCGGTCTACTCATCCTATGTGCTGAACAGCTGGCGCCAGCTCATGAGCCGCTATTTCACCCTGACGCTCAGCTACCGGTTCAACAAGACCGGAGGCGGACCGGGAGGGTTCCGGCCCGGGCCGAGAGGGGGCGGGCCGTTCTGA
- the tuf gene encoding elongation factor Tu produces the protein MAKEKFDRSKPHVNIGTIGHVDHGKTTLTAAITTVLAKKGLSELRSFDSIDNAPEEKERGITINTSHVEYQTANRHYAHVDCPGHADYVKNMVTGAAQMDGAILVVAATDGPMPQTNEHVLLARQVNVPKIVVFLNKCDMVDDPEMLDLVEMEVRDLLNKYNFDGDNAPIIRGSALGALNGDPKWEEKVMELMDAVDEYIPIPPRDNEKPFLMPVEDVFSITGRGTVLTGRVETGVIKVGDPVEIIGLEEKTLTSTCTGVEMFRKLLDSGEAGDNVGLLMRGIDKKEVKRGMVVAKPGSITPHTKFEAEVYILKKEEGGRHTPFHNKYRPQFYLRTMDVTGEVELPAGVDMVMPGDNVTITVTLIYPVALNVGLRFAIREGGRTVGAGQITKIIE, from the coding sequence ATGGCAAAAGAAAAATTTGACCGGTCCAAACCGCATGTAAACATCGGTACCATCGGACACGTTGACCACGGTAAAACCACCCTTACCGCTGCAATCACCACCGTTCTGGCAAAGAAAGGTCTCTCCGAGCTCCGTTCCTTCGACTCTATCGACAACGCTCCCGAGGAGAAAGAGCGCGGTATCACGATCAACACTTCGCACGTAGAGTACCAGACGGCTAACCGTCACTACGCTCACGTAGACTGCCCGGGACACGCCGACTATGTGAAGAACATGGTAACGGGTGCAGCCCAGATGGACGGTGCCATCCTCGTGGTAGCCGCTACCGACGGTCCGATGCCCCAGACCAACGAGCACGTGCTGCTGGCCCGTCAGGTGAACGTTCCGAAGATCGTCGTATTCCTGAACAAATGCGACATGGTTGACGATCCCGAAATGCTCGACCTGGTCGAGATGGAGGTTCGTGACCTGCTGAACAAATACAACTTCGACGGCGACAACGCCCCCATCATCCGCGGTTCCGCTCTGGGCGCCCTGAACGGCGATCCGAAATGGGAAGAGAAGGTAATGGAGCTTATGGACGCTGTCGACGAGTACATTCCCATTCCTCCCCGCGACAATGAGAAACCCTTCCTGATGCCCGTCGAGGACGTATTCTCGATCACCGGCCGCGGTACCGTGCTGACCGGACGTGTCGAGACCGGCGTCATCAAAGTCGGCGATCCCGTCGAAATCATCGGTCTGGAAGAGAAGACGCTGACTTCGACCTGTACGGGTGTCGAGATGTTCCGTAAGCTGCTCGACAGCGGCGAAGCCGGCGACAACGTAGGTCTGCTGATGCGCGGTATCGACAAGAAAGAGGTTAAGCGTGGTATGGTCGTTGCCAAACCCGGTTCGATCACCCCGCACACCAAGTTCGAGGCCGAGGTCTATATCCTGAAGAAAGAGGAAGGCGGCCGTCACACTCCGTTCCACAACAAATACCGTCCCCAGTTCTATCTGCGTACGATGGACGTAACGGGCGAGGTGGAACTGCCCGCAGGCGTTGACATGGTAATGCCGGGCGACAACGTGACGATCACCGTAACCCTGATCTACCCCGTCGCTCTGAACGTAGGTCTGCGTTTCGCTATCCGCGAGGGCGGTCGTACGGTAGGTGCCGGTCAGATCACCAAGATCATCGAATAA
- the secE gene encoding preprotein translocase subunit SecE — protein MKIVNYVKESYAELVQKVSWPTWSQLQNSAIVVMVASLLFAIVILAMDLTFENVMKAIYSLLY, from the coding sequence ATGAAGATCGTAAATTACGTCAAAGAATCCTATGCGGAGCTCGTTCAGAAAGTGTCGTGGCCCACGTGGAGTCAGTTGCAAAATTCGGCGATAGTTGTTATGGTAGCTTCCCTGCTGTTCGCCATTGTGATTCTGGCCATGGACCTGACCTTCGAGAACGTGATGAAGGCAATATATAGTCTGCTTTACTAA
- the nusG gene encoding transcription termination/antitermination protein NusG — protein MSEKEQKQWYVIRAIGGKEKKVKEYIESEIRHSHLEDYISQVLIPTEKVYSIRNGKKISKERVSYPGYVLVEAAFVGEIPFILRNVPNVLGFLGDTKESSQKMIATPLRPQEVSRILGRVDEMSVSEEENEIPFFVGETVKVTDGPFSSFSGTIEAVDNDRKKLTVSVKIFGRKTPMELSFMQVEKE, from the coding sequence ATGAGTGAAAAAGAGCAGAAACAGTGGTATGTGATACGTGCCATCGGCGGAAAGGAAAAGAAAGTGAAGGAGTACATCGAATCGGAGATTCGTCACTCCCATCTGGAAGATTACATTTCGCAGGTACTGATTCCCACCGAGAAGGTCTATTCGATCCGAAACGGTAAAAAAATCAGCAAGGAACGTGTTTCGTACCCTGGGTATGTATTGGTGGAAGCGGCTTTCGTAGGAGAAATTCCGTTTATTCTTCGCAACGTACCTAACGTCTTAGGCTTCCTCGGAGACACCAAAGAATCGAGCCAGAAAATGATCGCTACACCCCTCCGCCCTCAGGAGGTGAGCCGCATTCTGGGCCGTGTCGACGAAATGAGCGTTAGCGAGGAGGAGAACGAGATTCCTTTCTTCGTAGGCGAAACGGTGAAAGTGACCGACGGCCCGTTCTCGAGTTTTTCGGGCACGATCGAAGCCGTGGACAACGACAGGAAGAAGCTCACCGTCTCCGTGAAGATATTCGGACGCAAGACTCCCATGGAGTTGAGCTTTATGCAAGTTGAAAAAGAATAA
- the rplK gene encoding 50S ribosomal protein L11 yields the protein MAKEVAAFIKLQIKGGAANPSPPVGPALGSKGVNIMDFCKQFNARTQDKAGKVLPVIITVYSDKSFDFIVKQPPVAVQLKEAAGLKSGSAEPNRKKVGQVTWEQVEAIAKDKMSDLNSFTLESAMRMVAGTARSMGINVVGEFPKL from the coding sequence ATGGCAAAAGAGGTTGCTGCGTTTATCAAACTGCAGATCAAAGGTGGTGCTGCCAATCCTTCACCCCCGGTCGGACCTGCTCTGGGTTCCAAAGGTGTCAATATCATGGACTTCTGCAAGCAGTTCAATGCACGGACACAGGACAAAGCCGGTAAGGTGTTGCCCGTCATCATCACTGTTTACAGCGATAAGTCTTTCGATTTTATCGTTAAGCAGCCGCCTGTAGCCGTACAGCTCAAAGAGGCTGCCGGTCTGAAATCGGGTTCCGCCGAACCGAACCGCAAGAAAGTGGGTCAGGTGACGTGGGAGCAGGTGGAGGCCATCGCGAAGGACAAAATGTCCGACCTGAACAGCTTCACGCTTGAGTCCGCAATGCGAATGGTGGCCGGTACGGCACGCAGCATGGGCATCAATGTCGTTGGTGAATTTCCTAAATTGTAA
- the rplA gene encoding 50S ribosomal protein L1, giving the protein MSKLTKNRKTALAKVEADKVYKLSEAAALLKEITFTKFDASVDVDVRLGVDPRKANQMVRGVVTLPHGTGKQVRVLVLCTPDKENEAKEAGADYVGLDEYVEKIKGGWTDVDVIITTPNVMAKVGALGRILGPRGLMPNPKTGTVTMEVGKAVSEVKAGKIDFKVDKFGIVHTSIGKVSFTADQIVDNAKEFLQTINKLKPSAAKGTYVLSIYLSSTMSPGLQIDPKSVETK; this is encoded by the coding sequence ATGAGTAAGCTGACCAAAAATAGAAAGACAGCTCTTGCCAAGGTGGAAGCCGACAAGGTGTACAAGCTCAGCGAGGCGGCAGCTCTTCTGAAGGAGATTACCTTTACGAAATTCGATGCTTCCGTTGACGTGGACGTACGCCTGGGGGTAGACCCCCGCAAGGCCAACCAGATGGTCAGAGGTGTCGTCACCCTGCCGCACGGTACGGGAAAACAGGTAAGAGTGCTTGTCCTTTGTACTCCCGACAAGGAGAACGAAGCGAAGGAGGCCGGTGCCGACTACGTGGGCCTGGACGAATACGTCGAAAAAATCAAGGGCGGCTGGACCGACGTCGACGTAATCATCACCACCCCCAACGTAATGGCCAAGGTCGGTGCGCTGGGCCGTATCCTCGGTCCCCGCGGACTGATGCCGAATCCCAAAACGGGTACGGTGACCATGGAGGTCGGAAAGGCTGTCTCCGAAGTGAAAGCCGGTAAGATCGACTTCAAGGTCGACAAATTCGGTATCGTTCACACTTCGATCGGAAAGGTTTCTTTCACGGCCGATCAGATTGTCGATAACGCCAAGGAGTTCCTCCAGACGATCAACAAACTGAAACCGAGCGCTGCTAAAGGTACGTATGTACTGAGTATCTATCTCTCGTCGACGATGAGTCCCGGCTTGCAGATCGACCCCAAATCCGTTGAAACCAAATAA